The proteins below come from a single Triticum aestivum cultivar Chinese Spring chromosome 5D, IWGSC CS RefSeq v2.1, whole genome shotgun sequence genomic window:
- the LOC123119771 gene encoding calmodulin-binding protein 60 D isoform X7, with the protein MEDISHEVKKLACLHSDRHADQHPRSEPYQEGATLSEQNANIRLRFLDGLKTPVYTDKNITSESDAAIRIGIFNGDNMIKEGLLSKLKIEILVLHGDFCNDCQGNWTGEEFNSQIVQGRDGHRFVLGGDCSVWLNNGEASFGRIRFKEGSSRTRSRKFVVGARVCMGEKTGVRVQEAVMKPVTVLDRRNEANEKRYPPKPNDEVYRLEEIANDGTYHRRLKNAKIYTVEDFLKALNKDADDLRVRVLLIKKVNNSWEKMVKHAKGCCLTDINDRMNVSLPQQVPFDYVMNDNLSSLDAVILEPDETLQGTTANENRLHDRIDHVTEPSHHNEYVHGDQNTVKSNYYQVGRSNPENGNLAEHVPFNYVMNVNPPEQAPSSTHSSLDAVMLKPDEVLQGTAADENRFHQVTEPSHSNEHVHGDQNAVNTHCYQGAPPLGQQQPTTFMAPSQLDGEFLWILEGSVQANIHSQMQVPISMDCGSAMEASTSVQHNLLPQPFVPTQFQESMPGIHYSENPPNHASGPTIWHDDPITEPEPSAYPYPGLDHGNF; encoded by the exons ATGGAGGATATAAGCCATGAAGTG AAGAAATTGGCTTGTTTGCATTCCGACCGACATGCTGATCAACACCCAAG ATCAGAACCATATCAGGAGGGTGCCACTTTGAGTGAACAGAACGCCAACATTCGCCTGCGTTTCCTGGATGGCCTGAAGACTCCAGTTTACACAGATAAGAACATAACATCTGAAAGCGATGCGGCTATCAGGATTGGCATCTTTAATGGTGATAACATGATCAAGGAAGGCCTGCTTTCAAAGCTGAAAATTGAGATCCTGGTTCTCCATGGAGACTTCTGCAACGACTGCCAGGGAAACTGGACCGGAGAGGAGTTCAATAGCCAGATCGTGCAAGGCCGGGACGGACACAGGTTTGTGTTAGGGGGTGATTGCAGTGTGTGGTTGAACAATGGAGAGGCCTCCTTCGGCAGGATTCGTTTCAAAGAAGGATCATCCAGGACTCGCAGTAGGAAGTTCGTCGTGGGAGCAAGAGTTTGTATGGGCGAAAAGACTGGTGTTCGAGTCCAAGAAGCTGTCATGAAGCCGGTCACGGTGCTGGATCGTAGAAATGAAG CAAATGAGAAGAGGTACCCTCCAAAACCAAATGATGAAGTGTATCGTCTGGAAGAAATTGCCAACGATGGAACTTACCACAGGAGGCTTAAAAATGCTAAAATCTACACAGTGGAAGACTTCTTGAAGGCTCTGAATAAGGACGCAGACGACCTCCGTGTAAGG GTTCTTCTGATAAAGAAGGTGAACAACTCTTGGGAAAAAATGGTTAAGCATGCTAAGGGATGCTGTCTCACAGACATAAATGATAGGATGAATGTCAGTCTTCCTCAACAAGTTCCATTTGACTATGTGATGAATGACAATCTTTCTTCTCTGGATGCAGTCATTCTTGAGCCGGATGAGACTCTTCAAG GAACCACAGCAAACGAAAACCGGCTTCATGATAGGATTGACCATGTCACTGAACCATCTCACCACAATGAGTATGTTCATGGTGATCAGAACACAGTTAAGTCAAATTATTACCAAG TAGGTCGATCCAATCCAGAAAATGGCAATCTTGCTGAACATGTTCCATTTAACTATGTGATGAATGTCAATCCTCCTGAACAAGCTCCCTCTAGCACACATTCCTCTCTGGATGCGGTCATGCTTAAGCCGGATGAGGTACTTCAAG GAACCGCAGCGGATGAAAACCGGTTTCATCAAGTCACTGAACCATCTCACTCCAATGAGCATGTTCATGGTGATCAGAATGCAGTTAATACACATTGTTACCAAG GTGCCCCACCCCTTGGCCAGCAGCAACCTACAACATTCATGGCACCTTCACAGTTGGATGGTGAATTTCTATGGATCTTAGAAG GATCAGTTCAAGCAAACATCCATAGCCAGATGCAAGTTCCCATATCCATGGATTGTGGCAGTGCCATGGAGGCATCAACCTCTGTCCAACACAACCTTCTACCGCAACCATTTGTGCCTACTCAATTCCAAGAAAGCATGCCTGGGATCCATTACTCTGAGAATCCACCTAACCATGCCTCTGGACCAACGATATGGCACGATGATCCTATAACCGAACCGGAGCCTAGCGCTTATCCTTATCCTGGGCTGGATCATGGAAACTTTTAG
- the LOC123119771 gene encoding uncharacterized protein isoform X2, with amino-acid sequence MAPKRELVLASARGSESAKRLRVGVPGAACAGGSESERSVPASPGKRLLRQTVFVVLFLVRMSEKITVTESMSQIGRMVQKLHKVQTLIMSKLESLQQQMEDISHEVKKLACLHSDRHADQHPRSEPYQEGATLSEQNANIRLRFLDGLKTPVYTDKNITSESDAAIRIGIFNGDNMIKEGLLSKLKIEILVLHGDFCNDCQGNWTGEEFNSQIVQGRDGHRFVLGGDCSVWLNNGEASFGRIRFKEGSSRTRSRKFVVGARVCMGEKTGVRVQEAVMKPVTVLDRRNEANEKRYPPKPNDEVYRLEEIANDGTYHRRLKNAKIYTVEDFLKALNKDADDLRVRVLLIKKVNNSWEKMVKHAKGCCLTDINDRMNVSLPQQVPFDYVMNDNLSSLDAVILEPDETLQGTTANENRLHDRIDHVTEPSHHNEYVHGDQNTVKSNYYQGRSNPENGNLAEHVPFNYVMNVNPPEQAPSSTHSSLDAVMLKPDEVLQGTAADENRFHQVTEPSHSNEHVHGDQNAVNTHCYQGAPPLGQQQPTTFMAPSQLDGEFLWILEGSVQANIHSQMQVPISMDCGSAMEASTSVQHNLLPQPFVPTQFQESMPGIHYSENPPNHASGPTIWHDDPITEPEPSAYPYPGLDHGNF; translated from the exons ATGGCGCCGAAGAGGGAGCTGGTCTTGGCCAGCGCCCGGGGCTCGGAGTCGGCGAAGCGCCTGCGCGTGGGGGTCCCTGGAGCTGCCTGCGCCGGCGGCAGCGAGAGCGAGCGGTCGGTGCCGGCGTCGCCGGGAAAGCGGCTGCTGCGGCAGACAGTGTTCGTCGTGCTCTTTCTTGTGCGAAT GAGCGAAAAGATCACGGTGACGGAAAGTATGTCGCAGATTGGTCGCATG GTTCAGAAACTTCACAAGGTTCAGACTCTTATCATGAG CAAATTGGAAAGTTTACAGCAGCAGATGGAGGATATAAGCCATGAAGTG AAGAAATTGGCTTGTTTGCATTCCGACCGACATGCTGATCAACACCCAAG ATCAGAACCATATCAGGAGGGTGCCACTTTGAGTGAACAGAACGCCAACATTCGCCTGCGTTTCCTGGATGGCCTGAAGACTCCAGTTTACACAGATAAGAACATAACATCTGAAAGCGATGCGGCTATCAGGATTGGCATCTTTAATGGTGATAACATGATCAAGGAAGGCCTGCTTTCAAAGCTGAAAATTGAGATCCTGGTTCTCCATGGAGACTTCTGCAACGACTGCCAGGGAAACTGGACCGGAGAGGAGTTCAATAGCCAGATCGTGCAAGGCCGGGACGGACACAGGTTTGTGTTAGGGGGTGATTGCAGTGTGTGGTTGAACAATGGAGAGGCCTCCTTCGGCAGGATTCGTTTCAAAGAAGGATCATCCAGGACTCGCAGTAGGAAGTTCGTCGTGGGAGCAAGAGTTTGTATGGGCGAAAAGACTGGTGTTCGAGTCCAAGAAGCTGTCATGAAGCCGGTCACGGTGCTGGATCGTAGAAATGAAG CAAATGAGAAGAGGTACCCTCCAAAACCAAATGATGAAGTGTATCGTCTGGAAGAAATTGCCAACGATGGAACTTACCACAGGAGGCTTAAAAATGCTAAAATCTACACAGTGGAAGACTTCTTGAAGGCTCTGAATAAGGACGCAGACGACCTCCGTGTAAGG GTTCTTCTGATAAAGAAGGTGAACAACTCTTGGGAAAAAATGGTTAAGCATGCTAAGGGATGCTGTCTCACAGACATAAATGATAGGATGAATGTCAGTCTTCCTCAACAAGTTCCATTTGACTATGTGATGAATGACAATCTTTCTTCTCTGGATGCAGTCATTCTTGAGCCGGATGAGACTCTTCAAG GAACCACAGCAAACGAAAACCGGCTTCATGATAGGATTGACCATGTCACTGAACCATCTCACCACAATGAGTATGTTCATGGTGATCAGAACACAGTTAAGTCAAATTATTACCAAG GTCGATCCAATCCAGAAAATGGCAATCTTGCTGAACATGTTCCATTTAACTATGTGATGAATGTCAATCCTCCTGAACAAGCTCCCTCTAGCACACATTCCTCTCTGGATGCGGTCATGCTTAAGCCGGATGAGGTACTTCAAG GAACCGCAGCGGATGAAAACCGGTTTCATCAAGTCACTGAACCATCTCACTCCAATGAGCATGTTCATGGTGATCAGAATGCAGTTAATACACATTGTTACCAAG GTGCCCCACCCCTTGGCCAGCAGCAACCTACAACATTCATGGCACCTTCACAGTTGGATGGTGAATTTCTATGGATCTTAGAAG GATCAGTTCAAGCAAACATCCATAGCCAGATGCAAGTTCCCATATCCATGGATTGTGGCAGTGCCATGGAGGCATCAACCTCTGTCCAACACAACCTTCTACCGCAACCATTTGTGCCTACTCAATTCCAAGAAAGCATGCCTGGGATCCATTACTCTGAGAATCCACCTAACCATGCCTCTGGACCAACGATATGGCACGATGATCCTATAACCGAACCGGAGCCTAGCGCTTATCCTTATCCTGGGCTGGATCATGGAAACTTTTAG
- the LOC123119771 gene encoding calmodulin-binding protein 60 D isoform X8, giving the protein MAPKRELVLASARGSESAKRLRVGVPGAACAGGSESERSVPASPGKRLLRQTVFVVLFLVRMSEKITVTESMSQIGRMVQKLHKVQTLIMSKLESLQQQMEDISHEVKKLACLHSDRHADQHPRSEPYQEGATLSEQNANIRLRFLDGLKTPVYTDKNITSESDAAIRIGIFNGDNMIKEGLLSKLKIEILVLHGDFCNDCQGNWTGEEFNSQIVQGRDGHRFVLGGDCSVWLNNGEASFGRIRFKEGSSRTRSRKFVVGARVCMGEKTGVRVQEAVMKPVTVLDRRNEANEKRYPPKPNDEVYRLEEIANDGTYHRRLKNAKIYTVEDFLKALNKDADDLRVRVLLIKKVNNSWEKMVKHAKGCCLTDINDRMNVSLPQQVPFDYVMNDNLSSLDAVILEPDETLQGTTANENRLHDRIDHVTEPSHHNEYVHGDQNTVKSNYYQVGRSNPENGNLAEHVPFNYVMNVNPPEQAPSSTHSSLDAVMLKPDEVLQG; this is encoded by the exons ATGGCGCCGAAGAGGGAGCTGGTCTTGGCCAGCGCCCGGGGCTCGGAGTCGGCGAAGCGCCTGCGCGTGGGGGTCCCTGGAGCTGCCTGCGCCGGCGGCAGCGAGAGCGAGCGGTCGGTGCCGGCGTCGCCGGGAAAGCGGCTGCTGCGGCAGACAGTGTTCGTCGTGCTCTTTCTTGTGCGAAT GAGCGAAAAGATCACGGTGACGGAAAGTATGTCGCAGATTGGTCGCATG GTTCAGAAACTTCACAAGGTTCAGACTCTTATCATGAG CAAATTGGAAAGTTTACAGCAGCAGATGGAGGATATAAGCCATGAAGTG AAGAAATTGGCTTGTTTGCATTCCGACCGACATGCTGATCAACACCCAAG ATCAGAACCATATCAGGAGGGTGCCACTTTGAGTGAACAGAACGCCAACATTCGCCTGCGTTTCCTGGATGGCCTGAAGACTCCAGTTTACACAGATAAGAACATAACATCTGAAAGCGATGCGGCTATCAGGATTGGCATCTTTAATGGTGATAACATGATCAAGGAAGGCCTGCTTTCAAAGCTGAAAATTGAGATCCTGGTTCTCCATGGAGACTTCTGCAACGACTGCCAGGGAAACTGGACCGGAGAGGAGTTCAATAGCCAGATCGTGCAAGGCCGGGACGGACACAGGTTTGTGTTAGGGGGTGATTGCAGTGTGTGGTTGAACAATGGAGAGGCCTCCTTCGGCAGGATTCGTTTCAAAGAAGGATCATCCAGGACTCGCAGTAGGAAGTTCGTCGTGGGAGCAAGAGTTTGTATGGGCGAAAAGACTGGTGTTCGAGTCCAAGAAGCTGTCATGAAGCCGGTCACGGTGCTGGATCGTAGAAATGAAG CAAATGAGAAGAGGTACCCTCCAAAACCAAATGATGAAGTGTATCGTCTGGAAGAAATTGCCAACGATGGAACTTACCACAGGAGGCTTAAAAATGCTAAAATCTACACAGTGGAAGACTTCTTGAAGGCTCTGAATAAGGACGCAGACGACCTCCGTGTAAGG GTTCTTCTGATAAAGAAGGTGAACAACTCTTGGGAAAAAATGGTTAAGCATGCTAAGGGATGCTGTCTCACAGACATAAATGATAGGATGAATGTCAGTCTTCCTCAACAAGTTCCATTTGACTATGTGATGAATGACAATCTTTCTTCTCTGGATGCAGTCATTCTTGAGCCGGATGAGACTCTTCAAG GAACCACAGCAAACGAAAACCGGCTTCATGATAGGATTGACCATGTCACTGAACCATCTCACCACAATGAGTATGTTCATGGTGATCAGAACACAGTTAAGTCAAATTATTACCAAG TAGGTCGATCCAATCCAGAAAATGGCAATCTTGCTGAACATGTTCCATTTAACTATGTGATGAATGTCAATCCTCCTGAACAAGCTCCCTCTAGCACACATTCCTCTCTGGATGCGGTCATGCTTAAGCCGGATGAGGTACTTCAAGGTTAG